DNA sequence from the Tenacibaculum mesophilum genome:
ACTCCTAACGATTTACTAGTTTGGGATGTAGGACATCAAGCATACGGACATAAAATTTTAACAGGAAGAAAAGACGTTTTTCATACTAATCGTCAATTTGGCGGAGTTTCAGGATTTCCTAAACGCTCAGAAAGTGAGTACGACACTTTTGGTGTAGGACATTCTTCTACTGCTATTTCAGCTGCTTTAGGAATGGCAATTGCCTCAAAATTACAAGACATTGAAAAGCATCATATTGCGGTGATTGGTGATGCCTCTATCGCAAGTGGAATGGCTTTTGAAGCGTTAAACCATGCGGGAGACACTAATGCTAATTTGTTGGTTATTCTCAATGATAATGCGATTGGAATTGATCCATCGGTAGGTGCGTTAAAAGATTATCTAACAAAAATCAAAGCCCCTCGATTAGAGATTGAACAGCATAATATTTTTGAAGCATTAAACTTCGATTATTCAGGCCCTATAGACGGACATAATTTTGAAGAGTTACTACGTGAACTAGATCGATTAAAAAAGATTCAAGGTCCGAAATTTTTACACGTAATTACTACCAAAGGAAAAGGGTTACGACAAGCAGAACAAGATCAAGTAAAATATCATGCTCCTGGAAAATTTGATAAAGTTTCTGGGGATGTATTACCTAAAGAAGAAAGTAAATACACCAAATTTCAAGATGTTTTTGGAAAAACCATTGTTGAACTAGCACAACAAAACGAAAAAATCGTAGGAATTACGCCTGCTATGTTAACTGGAAGTTCGTTAAAATTTATGATGCAAGAGTTTCCTGATAGAACATTTGATGTAGGTATTGCTGAACAACATGCTGTAACCTTAGCTGCAGGTATGGCTACTCAAGGATTGGTTCCTTTTTGTAATATTTATTCTACCTTTTTACAACGGGCTTACGACCAAGTAATTCACGATGTAGCTCTACAAAACTTACCTGTAATTTTCTGTTTAGACAGAGCTGGATTAGTAGGTGAAGACGGAGCAACACATCACGGTGTTTTTGATTTGGCATATTTACGTTGTATACCTAACCTAATTATATTTGCTCCTCGTAACGAAATTGAGTTGCGTAATATGATGTTTACCGCTCAACAAGGGTTAGAGCATCCAGTTGCAATTCGTTACCCAAGAGGTAAGGGAAAACTAGAACAATGGCAGCTTTCTTTTGAAAACATTGAAATAGGAAAAGGAGCTTGTTTAAAAGAAGGAAATCAAGTAGCTGTGTTGTCTGTAGGAACTATTGCTGATAATATCTCTGAAGCGGTTAATCAGCTTGAAAATAAAGAATTGGTTGCACATTACGATTTACGCTTTGTAAAACCTTTAGATGCCCAACTTTTAGATACTATTTTCGACAAATTTGATACCATTATCACTGTTGAGGATGGCACTATCAAAGGTGGATTTGGAAGTGAAGTATTAGAATATGCTTCCGAAGTAAACTACCAAGGAAAAGTGAAACTATTAGGAATTCCTGATGAGTTTATACATCACGGTACGATTCAACAATTACAAGAAGTTTGTGGAATAAATGTTAATTCAATTAAAAAAACAATTCAAGATTTATTATAAAAGAAAAGCGAACCAACTTGGTTCGCTTTTTAACTCTTTATTTCAAAATCTATTTCTTCATTATCTTTTCAGAAAGTTTCTTTTGTCCTAATTCATCATATATTTCAACAATATAAATTGAGTTATTTGAAATTGTAGAAACATCTATTGAGTTATTAATTACAGGTATTTCTATTACTTTTCTTCCTGATACGTCTACTATTTTTGCAATCCATAAAAATGTATTCTTTCCTCCTTTAATATAAATCCTATCAACAGCTGGGTTTGGATAAATACTCATTTCTGAATTGTTTGTTTCTTCTGTTTTTTTACTTCTTAATTGCTCCTTTGCAGCAGTAGAAGTATTCAAACAAACTTGTTTGGTTTCAGATGAGCCAAAACTTCCTCCTGAAGCTAATACGTCACCTTTGCTATTTGTTATTTCATATGAACCACTTCCATAACTGCAACATATACCATCACCATATTCGTCATTAATTGTAAAATCATAACATCCTACAGGTATACATTTTGACACAGTAATAGACTCTCCATTTCCTTGAGTATAATCACCTCCGCTTATCACTGTTTGTCCATTGTTATCCTTCAAGGTCCAAGAAGTTTCGTAAGAATATTTATCAAAAGTAATTGTTACGTTTATATCCTCACATTCTGGAATCTCTCCTCCACCATTATCAGGAGATCCTGTACTATAAGTAACCATCAATTTTGGAGCACTAGCACTACTTCCATCATATGATTCTGCCGTTCGTTCACCTGTTCCAGAAATATAAAACATCATAGAGTTACCAGAACTCCAATTGGACTTGTTCACAACGTATTGTACCAGTGATTTTAAATCAGGAGTTCTTTGTGCTGTTCCAGATGCTCCAACAGAACTCCAAGAACTAGGATTCCAAGCAACCGATTGACTGTAATAACTTCTTGAAGTTATATTATAGCTTTGAGAAGTAATATCTGGTGCATTTGACGAATCTTGAATTTTGATTGTTAATGATGTGCTTCCTGAATTTGTTTCATCTGTTGTAAATTGTATATACGCATTCGTTATCGTAGCATTTGCAGGTATATTTAAGTTTCTAAATAGCATTCCTACATGCTGGTTTCCTTTTGAGCTTCCATCATAAACCAATTCTAAATCAGAACTGTTCATATACATTTGCCCTGACGATTCATATTGTTCAGCATCATCATTGGTACTATTGATTGTTGAAGTAACAGTTTTAGAAACGTTTCCTACAAAAACTAAAACTTCTTCAGAAGTAGTTTCATATCCATCATTATCTGTTGCTATTGCTTTAATAGTATATGATTGGTTATTATTTGTTGGTGTCCAGTTATAAGAATAAGGAGTACTCATATCAGTTTCTACTAAAGTATTATTTACGTAAAACTTAACACTTGAAATAGTTCCATCACTATCGGTTGCAGTAGCAGAAATTGTTACTGGAGTGTTTACGGTATGTGATGCGCCTGATGATGGATTTGTAATTGTAACTTCTGGATAGCTAACATTACTACTTATAATTGTTACTACACTTCCGTTAGATGGGTTCCATATATCTAAATTAGAGGGTATTGTGAATGGATTTTGATTTGAAACTGAACCTACACTACTCGCATTATCTACCTTAATCGTTCTAACCTCTATTTTAGATTCTTCAACAAAAATCCATTTAAATTGATTAAAGGTACTCGCATCTCTCGTCCAGTTTTTTGAATCATTCGAAGAGCGTAAAGGTGCTCCCCAGCAACCTTCTCCTACATAAACGGTTCCGTTTACATCGTCTCTAACAAAGCCTTCATCGCAATTACTTCCGCTGGAACAAGGTTTTACTGGCCATGTAGTTTTTACTGTATGAGAATCTGATTCAAATACCAAGTTCACTCCTTTGTCATAAAATAATTGAGCCCAACTAGCGTATTCATCATTTCCTTCTGATTTTGATGATACGTGTGGACGCATCGGTTTATGGTATTGAGCCGACTTCCAAATAGAGTTATTAGCATTCAACTTTTGACTTAGCCATGAATACTGACTCCCTCCTGCAGAAATCTCAGAGTTCAATGTATAAATTGTATACAAGTTATTTCCAAATGTGATATCGTAATAAACACTCGTTGAAGGAACATTAAACAAGTTATAAATACTATTATTTGAGCCTTCGTGATTTCCTCTTGTTGGTACAATAGGAAACATTCTTCCGTCACTTGCTGTTGTGTATTGCCAATCGTTAAACCAATCTTGCCATTCAGAGCTAGAGTCTCCATTAGTCATATCTCCTCCAAAAAACACTGCAGTTGGTTTTAATTTAGAAACTAATAAGTTAGCATCTCTTCTCGGTGTTCTATTGTTTCTTGAATCTCCTCCTGCAATAAACGACATTTTATCATTGGTGCTTGGAGCTGTTTTAAACCAGAATCGACTACTCACCCCTTGGCTATCTTTAATTACAAAATAATAGTTTGTGTTAGGACTCAAACCCGTTAGTTTAGCAAAAGTATTACTCATTCCTTTATAAGAAACTGAACGGTCTACAGATTTAGAGTTTGGATAATTTGACCAGTTAGTTCCATTATCAGTCGTTCCATAGTATACAATTGGGTTAGATCCTGAAATTTGGTTCCAACCAATCATTATAGTTGCTGCTGGATTGTCTGTGATGATTAATCGGTACTTATCATTAGAGGCGTAAGTACTAAAAACTGCTAAAAATAACAGTGTTAAAATAATTTTTTTCATGGTGAGGGGGCTTTTAAGTTTACTAGTTAGTTATCACAAATATATTTTTTACCTTTCAAGTTAATCGTTTGTTTTTATTAAAATTAATTATATAATAACCTGACTAACATTAACCTAACTATTCTTTTATAGTTTACTAATCTTATTTTAACAAACTAGATATCCTCTATTTTTACTTTTGTTTAAACCTTACTTTATGAGTACTAAAACCCTTCTTTCTTTTTTAAAAATTTCTTCTTTTTTTATTTTTTTCGGTAGAGCTTACCAGCATTTATTTTGGGATGCTCCATACAGAAGTTTCTTTTGGGACCAACACTTATTAGAACCTGTGATTAATTTTGTTTTTGACATTAGTTGGCAGTCGTATGTTACAAACCTAAATACAGATTTAGCTATCCAAATTTTAACTAGAAGTATTGGTGTTTTATACTTAGTATGTGCAATCATTTCAATAATAATAAATGAAAATTCAAAAAAATGGATGCGTTGTATCTTAAAATTAGGTGCAGTAAGTTTAATTTTTTTAGCTTTAATGATTACCAAGAATAAGTTTTTTCACCTTATAATGTTTTTTGAGCACACTATTCAGTTTGGAGTTCCTATTGCTTTATTATATTTCTTAAAACACAAAAACGCACTTCTTTTACTTTTTTATCTTAAAGTTTTTATCGCCCTAGCTTTTATATGTCATGGAATGTACGCTATTGGTATTTTTTATCCATTACCTGGTAATTTTGTTACTATGACCTTAAACATCTTACCTGTACAAGAAGAAATGGCTAAAAACCTATTATTCGTAGCTGGTGTTTTAGATTTTATCATTGCTATTGCTATATTTATTCCCAAACTTTCAAAACCAGTCCTGCTATATGCTTGTTTTTGGGGGGGTGTAACTGCTTTGGCTAGAATTTTTAGCGCTTTTCACTATGATTTTTCTTTGAGTATTATGCACCAATACTTATACTTAACAATATATAGGCTTCCTCACGGGTTGGTTCCTTTATTAGTATACTTATATCTATATAAGAATAGCTTAGAAAACAAAAAGGTCAAAACTTAAATAAGCTTTGACCTTTTAAATGATTGAAAATATTATTCTAGTTATTTAAAGCTTCTGCCCCACCAACTATTTCTAAAATCTCGTTTGTAATTGCAGCTTGACGTGCTTTGTTATAAGTTAATAATAACTCATCACGTAGTTCTGTTGCATTATCTGTTGCTTTATGCATTGCAGTCATACGAGCACCGTGTTCGGCAGCAAATGAATCACGAATTGCTTTGTATAATTGCGTTTTTAATGACTTAGGAATTAATTCTAAAATAATCTCCTCTTTAGACGGTTCAAAAATATAATCTAAATTAGCATTTGTTTCTCCTTCTATAGGTTGAATTGGCAAGAATTGTTCTACTTGTGGTATTTGAGTCGCTGCATTTTTAAATCTGTTGTAAATGATTTCTATTTTATCGTAAGAACCATCTACAAATAAATTCATTAACTGTTCAGCAACTTCAGCAACGTTATCAAAAGTTAAGTTATCAAAAATATCGTTTCTATTTTCTACAACGGTGTAATCTTTTGATAGAATATCGTTTCCTTTTTTACCAATTGTTAATAATTCAACAGCAGTATTATTATATTTCTCGTTAATTGTTTTAACTGTTTCTTTAATGATAGATGAATTAAAACCTCCACATAAACCTCTGTTTGAAGTTATAGTAACTAACAATACTTTATTTACTTCTCTTTCTGTTGAATATATTCCACCTGCATCGCTATCTAATGTAGCACTTAAGCTTTGTAATAATTCGGTAAGCTTAGATGAATACGGACGCATTGCTGTAATTGCATCTTGAGCTTTTTTCAACTTTGCAGCCGATACCATTTTCATGGCAGAGGTAATCTGCATTGTTGATTTAATCGAAGTAATTCTGTTACGTATTTCTTTTAAGTTTGCCATTTAATTGAACTTAAAATTTATAAAACCCCCGTTGTAACACGGGGATGCCTTTTTTGTTTTTATTAAGCTGAAAATTTAGCTGAAATTTCTTTAGCAGCGTCTCTTAAAGTATCAATTACTTCATCAGTTAATTTCCCTGCTTTTAAAGTATCTAAAGTATCTCTATGCTTCGCATTTAAGTACTCTAAATAATCTTTTTCAAATTCTTTTACCTTGTTTACAGGCACATCTTTTAACAAGTTCTTAGAACCTGCATAAATAATAGCTACCTGATCTTCTACAGTATAAGGATCGTTTTGAGCTTGCTTTAAGATCTCTACGTTACGCTTACCCTTTTCAATTACATTTAAAGTTGCAGCATCTAAGTCAGAACCAAACTTAGCGAATGCTTCTAATTCACGGTACTGAGCTTGATCTAACTTTAGTGTACCAGATACTTTCTTCATTGATTTAATCTGAGCCGAACCTCCTACACGTGATACAGAAATACCTACGTTAATTGCTGGACGAACCCCTGAGTTGAATAAATCAGACTCTAAGAATATCTGACCATCAGTAATCGAAATTACGTTTGTTGGAATATATGCTGAAACGTCTCCTGCTTGAGTTTCGATAATTGGTAATGCAGTCAAAGATCCTCCTCCTTTTACTTTAGATTTTAATGATTCTGGTAAATCATTCATATCTTTTGCAATAGAATCATCAGCAATTACCTTAGCAGCACGTTCTAATAATCTTGAGTGTAAGTAGAATACATCCCCTGGGTAAGCCTCACGTCCTGGAGGTCTTCTTAATAATAAAGATACCTCACGATACGCTACTGCTTGCTTAGATAAATCATCATAAACAATTAAAGCTGGTCTACCAGTATCACGGAAATATTCTCCAATTGCAGCTCCTGCAAATGGTGCATATACCTGCATAGGTGCAGGGTCAGATGCATTTGCAGCAACGATAGTTGTATATGCTAACGCTCCTTTTTCTTCTAACATGTTAGCAATTGCTGCTACTGTTGAAGCTTTTTGACCGATAGCTACGTAGATACAGTACACTGGTTGTCCTGCATCATAAAATTCTTTTTGATTTAAGATAGTATCAATAGCAACAGTTGATTTACCTGTTTGACGATCTCCAATGATTAACTCACGTTGACCACGTCCTACTGGAATCATTGCATCGATAGATTTGATACCTGTTTGCATTGGCTCAGTTACAGGCTCACGGAAGATAACTCCTGGTGCTTTACGCTCTAAAGGCATTTCAAAAGTTTCCCCTTCGATTGGTCCTTTACCATCGATTGGTTGCCCTAAAGTGTTAACAACACGTCCTACAATTCCTTCTCCAGCTTTTAAAGAAGCAATTCTTTCTGTACGTTTTACAGTAGATCCTTCTCTTACTGAAGTAGAAGCTCCTAATAATACAACACCTGCATTATCCTCTTCTAAGTTTAATACGATACCTTCTAATCCGTTATCGAATTCTACTAATTCTCCGTATTGTACGTTAGATAATCCATAAACACGTGCAATACCATCACCTACTTGTAATACAGTCCCTACTTCATTTAATGAAGCTTTAGACTCAAAATTTGTTAATTGTTCCTTTAAAATTGCTGATACTTCAGCTGGTTTAATTGCTGCCATCTTATTTCTTTTGATGTATAATTAAATTTTTGGAATGTAATGACCGTTGTCAAACTCTCTCCTTAACTCATTAAATTGACTAGAGATACTTGCATCATACTGCACATCTCCAACTCGTAAGATAAATCCTCCTAATATCTCTGGATTTACTATATTCTCAATACTTGCATTGTTTCCTGTAAGGGCTACAATTTTAGCTTGTATTTTATCTTCTAACTCTTTTGTTAAAGCTACTGCGGTTGTAACTCTGGCAATTTTTGTGTTCTTATAGTGATCATATATAACTGCATATTGCTTAGCAATAGGGTCTAACATCACCATACGCTTATTTTCCTCTAATAAATTAAACAACCCTTTTACTATGTTGTCTACTTTATCTCCAAAAAGTGCATTTAAAACTTTACGCTTATCTGCAGCTTTAATTACAGGACTTTTAAGCATAACATCTAAATCAGCGCTTTCGGCAATTGTATCTACGATTAACTTCATGTTATCATTTACTAAAGCTTCATTTCCTGATTCTTTAGCTAAATTTAAAATTGCTTTGGCGTAACGTAATGCTGCTCTTGATTCTTTCATCTACTGATTAGTTTAAAGTAACCTCTTCTAACATTCCTTCCACAAGCTTTAATTGTTCATCTTGTGAAGCTAATTCTTTTCTTACTACCTTTTGAGCTATTTCGATAGATAAGTTACCTACTGTTTTCTTTAACTCAGCGATAGCTGCTTGTTGCTCTTGTTTTATTGTAGCTTTTGCATTATCTATCATTATAGTAGTCTGATCCTCTGCTTCTTTTTTAGCATCAGCTATAATTTTATCTTTTATCTCACGAGCTTCTTTCATCATTGCATCTCTCTCTGCTCTGGCTTCTTTTGCTAATCTTTCGTTATCCGCTTGCAAGTTTTGCATTTCCTTACGTGCATTTTCTGCAGCATCTAAAGCACCTTGAATCCCTTCCTCACGCTCATTTAACGCATTTAAAATAGGCTTCCATGCAAACTTTGCCATTATAAAGATTAATAAAGCTAAAATTACTAGTTGCATAAAAAACAACCCTACAGAAAAGTCATTAAATATTCCCATTATTATATATATTTTTGTGTGTTTTTGTTTAATTGTGTAAACAATTCCTGCAACCAACCGTTACAGGAATTTGTTTGTTTTTTGTTGCTTATCCTAAAAGTAAAGCACCGAATGCTAAACCTTCTAATAATGCTCCAATAATAATCATTGCAGTTTGGATTTTACCAGCAGCTTCTGGTTGACGAGCAATAGCTTCCATTGCACTACTACCGATTTTCCCTAATCCTAATCCTGCTCCGATTACGATTAATCCTGCTCCAACTAAATTAAGTGTCATAATAATTGATTTATATATAATTAAACAAATTTTTGATTCTAGTTCTTAGTGATGGTCATGTTCTTCTACCGCCATACCAATAAATAACGATGATAACATGGTGAAAATATAAGCTTGTAGAAAAGCTACCAACAACTCTATAATAGTTAAAAACAAGGTTAAAAAGAAAGAGATTCCTGTTGCTCCCGCTGTTCCAAACTTTGCTTTTAATAAAATCATTAACGCTGCGATACCCATAACTACTGAGTGTCCTGCAGTAATATTCGCAAACAAACGCACAAATAAAGAAAATGGCTTAGTTAACATACCCAACACCTCAATTGGTGCTAATACTAATTTCATTAAGACTGGCACACCTGGCATCCAGAAGATATGTTTCCAATAATCTTTATTTCCGCTAAATTGTACGATAACAAATGTAAATAAGGCTAAACAAACTGTTACTGCTATTTGACCTGTTACGTTAAAACCTAACGGGGTTAATCCTAATAAGTTTAAAACCCAAATAAAGAAAAACACCGTTAATAAGAACCCCATAAATTTACGGTAATGTTTCTCTCCAATATTAGGACGTGCAATTTCATCTCTTACATACAAAACTAAAGGTTCTAATATACGTGCTACACCTGTTGGTATTGGTCCTTTTTTGTACCCAGAAGCCAAACTTCTAAATCCAAAGAACATTAACAAACCTGCCAAAAACATACCAAACACACTTTTGGTAATAGACAAATCCAATACTTTCTGTGCGTTAGTAGCATGATGCTCCTCATCAAAAGCAACCACTTCTTCACCCGCATTTAATTCATATATTTTACTATGTATTTTCACCAATTTCACATCACCTGCATCCACAACCAATGTACCATCATCGTTATGATGAAATTTTGACGACATGAAAAACTTAATTCCTTTAGTAGTTTTCACTATAACGGGCAATGGAAAGCCTATATGCTTACGCTCTCCTGCATCATTTGTATATGAAAACAAGTTAAAATCATGAGAATCTGCCAAGTGATGCTTAATATAAGCATCTATTGACTCTTTAGTGTTAATTCTACCACTATCATTAGAAGTTGTATCGTCTCCACCTGCAAATGCAGTTAACGATGAAAACACAAGTGTTAAAAGTGTTAAAAACTTGATAGTTTTGTTTGCTACCATCATACCTTTACTAAATATAGATTTTGGGTCTGTAAATTTCGGTGCAAAGGTACACATTTAATTAAAACTACAAACCCTTTTTTTGCTTAGTTTTAAAGAACACCACACATCGCCATAAACAACTCATCTATTTAGTGTTAAGTATTTTTGACAACGCTACAGTTTCGATAGCTAAAAACACCATAATAGGAATTAATAAGGTTGCTTTTTCTGGGTTTGTTAACCCTGCTTCTGAAAAAATACTCTTTTGGAATAGTAAAATAAAAATTCCGAATTTTACCATTAACATTCCTAAATATAAATATCCTGTTTCATTTGGTAAATATCCAAGTACCCATTCTATTAAAGAATAAATTAAAATAGTTGCTATTACATTAAAACAGTATACTTGTAATACAGAAAAAGAAAGTGTTACACCCGCATTAGAAAGCAAAAAACTGTTTAAAAAGAAGCCTCCTATACCTAATACTAATATAATAGAAGAAAATACTAAAATTCGTTTACTCATTATTGTCGGTTATCTTAATTACTTGGCGTATTACAGAGTAAATAGCACCAAAAACTGCTGCAAGTGTACAAATTTTTACGTAAAGTTGGTTGTTGTTTGGATATTTTTGGTCTAACCATTTACCTAGCAAACTTCCTAGGTAAATAGTTAATCCCATTTGAAGTGCGACTCCTGTGAATCGTATGTATTTATTAAGCGGTTTTTTCTTTGAGTCCTTGCTCATTTTTATTTAATTCTTTTACCGCTCCTTTCATGGCACAAGTGGCATTAAATTCTGCTCCTGGTTCTACAGATAATTTTCCTATAATTACATCACCATTAATATTTGCTGAAGATTTTACTGTAAGAGTGTTTGAAACAAAAAGCTCTCCTGAAAACTCTCCTTCTATATCTGCATTAGTACATTCAACTTTTCCTTTAATTAAACCAGTATTTCCAATTATTACTCTTCCTTTAGTTTCTATGGTTCCTTCTAATATTCCATCTATTCTAAAATCTCCTTCTGAAATAATCTCACCTATTATTTTAGTGTTTTTTCCTATAATGTTTCTCTCTGCAACTTTGTTTTCTCCTGTTTTTTTACTCTCTTTACCAAACATATTCGGGGAATTTAAGGGGTTATGCTTTATTTAATAGTTCTATAATTTCTTTTGCTTTTTTACCTTCTTGAGTAGTAGCATAACTAACTGCAACAAACTCTAGCGCTTTTTTATAGGTCTCTTTATCTTGATATTTACCTATCGCCAAGGCTTTTAGAAGTGCGAATTTAGGGATTAAATTTGAATTTTTTAGTGTACTTGAAAATTTATCTATTTCACTAACAACCTCTTCAAATTTATTTTCTTTATATAAATAATATATTTCTTTATACTTATTTAAAACCTCATCTTCTTTCTTCTTTTTAACAAGTTTTTTATCTGGGTTTAAAATTATTTGAGCAAAACTTGTTTCTGGATACTTTTCTAGGATAATGTTCTTATAATCATTTGACTTAGCTACATTTCCTTGCTTTTTATATATTTGATACAAGTGGTAACTTATTGGC
Encoded proteins:
- a CDS encoding bactofilin family protein, with translation MFGKESKKTGENKVAERNIIGKNTKIIGEIISEGDFRIDGILEGTIETKGRVIIGNTGLIKGKVECTNADIEGEFSGELFVSNTLTVKSSANINGDVIIGKLSVEPGAEFNATCAMKGAVKELNKNEQGLKEKTA